Genomic segment of Streptomyces zhihengii:
CTGTGAGAACGCGTGAAATCACCTAGGTAAAACGGGGGGCGGCTCAGACCAGCGCCCCGAGGAGCGGCCCCGCGAGGGCCGGCGGGCACGCGTTGCCGATCTGCTGCCCGATGTCCTTCCCAGACCATGGCCAGTCGCCGGGGAAGGACTGGAGGGTCCCCGCCTCGCCGGGCGTGAACCGGGACTGCTCCACCCCGTCCAGGCCCACCACGCGGTTCCGGAAGATCTTCCCCGTCACCGTGAACGCGGGCTCGGAGGAGTGTCGACGCCCCCGATTCCTCGGGTCGCCGCCGGTGCCGTAGTTGGACACCACCTCGAACTCGCCCCGGCGCGGCATGACGTCGCCCATGGTCCGCGTGGCCAGGCGCCCGAGCACGGGGTGCGTACGGTGCCGGTCGTGCGTCGGCGAGGGGAGCGTCACGGAGCCGTCCAGGCGAGCCAGGAGCACTGCCCGGCGGCGTGTCTGCGGCACGCCGAACTCCTCCGTGTTCAGCACCCCGTATGCCGTGCTGTAGCCGAGCCCGGTGAGCACTTCGGCGTACGCCTCCCACACGGGGAGCACGGTGGGCACCTGTTCCAGGAGGATCGCCCGGTACGGGGCCCCGTCGCCGTGTGCCTCCAGGGCCCAACGCAGCGGTTCCAGGACGAGGGAGGTGCGCTCGTCCAGCTCGCCCGCGGCGGCCACCCTGCCTCGTACGCTCGCGTCTCGGACGGCGGCGAGCACGGTGGTGAGTACCCGACGTCCGGCGCCGTTCCCGGTGACGCTGAAGGTCTGGCACGGCGGGCCGCCCGCGAGGACGTCCTCGCCCGGCGCGTCCTCGGGGCCGTAGTCGCGAACATCGCCGTGGACCGTGGGGAGCCCGGCGGCCCGGCGGGTGGCGACCGCACCGGCGTCCCACTCGAACCCGGTCAGGTTGACGCCCAACTCTCGGGCCGCACAGTCGATTCCGCCGGGGCCGGCGAACAGGTCGGGCATCGGTCCTTCACCGCCCCGTCTTGCTCGTGCTCGCGGCCCGGCCGAACACCGTGCGGCTCGTGTTGGTCGCCGTGTTGGTCGTCTGCGAGACGGGCCCGGCGTAGTTGTTGGTCACCGTGGTCACGGCCGTGCCCGCGTCCTTCGCGGCGCGTCCGGCGGTCCGGAGGAGTCCGCCGAGGGCGAGCGCGAACACCGAGGGTGCGCCCGCCGCGACGGCGAGGGTCACGGGGTCCACGGTGCTGAGCGCGAGGAGCACGGCGGAGATGCCCGCACCGGCGAGTGCCGTGCCGCCGCCGGCAGCGAGCATCACGGTGGCCAGCTCGGTCGTGCGGGCCGACTGCGGCGCCCGGCCCGGCTGCGCCACGGGGAGCGCCCCGGTCGGCTGTGGCGGGGAGCCGTCGCGATACGACGTCGGGACCGCCGTCCCGAGGAGGTAGGCCGACGCGTCGCGCTCGGCCGGGGAGAGGTCCACGGAGTCGTTCACGATGCCCTCCAGGGCGTGAGAGAGGGCCCGACGGGAGTGCCGGGCCCTCGGGTGATCTGCGGTGGTTTGTACGTCGGCCAGCACCCCGGCCAGACCTCGGCCGGACCTCGGACGACGTCCTAGGTCTGGCCGAGGTGCGGGGCGGGTCCGTCCTAGGTGCGTCCTAGGGCGTGACCTGCGGTTTCTTTCGGTCGTCCTGGGTGGTGTCCTAGGTGCAAACCGTGATCTAACGGACCTCGGACAGGTCATCCAGTCGGTACCCGAGCGACCGCTTCCCGTCGGGGCCGTCGACCTTCGGCGTCGGCACCTCCAGGCCCTCGGCGTCCAGCCACTCGGCGAGGAGCTTCCCCGCCCGCGAGCGGAACTGTGCCTCGCTCTCCCCGTCCTCCGGGGCGTACTGCGGATCGACACCAGCGAGGTAGGCGAGCACCTCGCCCTTCGTCGCCACGCCCCGGCCCGTTGCGGTCACGGCCGCGATCAGGTGGTCCAGGAGCCGGGGCGCCGCCGGGGCGGCGGTGGCGCCGAGCGGAGCCATGCCCGGCATGGTGCCCGCCTCGGCGCGCAGCTCGGTCGCCCGCCCGATGATCTGCTCCACCTCGTCGTCCTTGTAGAAATACCCCCGGACCAGCTCCGGCTCCGCCGACTCACCGGACATCAGGATCCCCACACCACGCTGGGACTTGAGGATCGTCTGAGCGTTCTGACCGGCCGACGCGTACCCCTTGCCGAGGATGGTGTCTGACGCCTCCGGGGTCATGCACCGCATGGCCCACCGGACCGAGAGGAGGTCTCGCACCGACGTCGGCACCGAGTCGGACGAGGGCTTCTGCGTGGCCGCGAGAGACGCGATACCCAGCGCCCGGCCCTGCGAGACGATGAGCTGGAACAGGCGGTTCAGTTCCTCGCGCAGCTTCGCCGGCGCCCCGGCCACGTAGGACGCCCACTCGTCCACGAAGAGGATCGCGAGCGCGAGTCGCCGATCCTTGACGGCCAGCTCGGCGGACACCTTGCGGGCCCCGTGCTCGCGCAGCGCCGCCCGGCGGGCGGGGACCTCCATCTCCCACACGTGGGTCAGGATCGAGAGGAGCGCCTCCGGGTCGCCCGCCGTGTCGATCATCTCCGCGATCGACTCGAACGGGACGAGGTCGAACCCGGCCTTCCCGTCCGCGAGGTACAGCCGCGTGTACGGGTCGAGCGCCGCCGCGAGAAGGACGTTGTTCACGGCCGCCGACTTGCCCGCACCGGGCTCGCCGCCGAACAGACCGGAGCGCTCCACCCAATCGGTCTCGATGGGCTTGCCCCGCATGGAGACGCCCATCGGCACGGGCTTGAACAGGTCCATGCGGCCCGCCGTGAGGAGCGGCCCGGGGGAGGGCTTCCCGGTGAACGGGATGCGCAGGTTCACCCGGAGATGGATCCGTCCCTCGCGCTCGCCGCGACCCTGGTGTACCTGCGTGATCGAGACGCCCATCGCGGAGGCGAGACCCTTCACGGCCGACAGCGCCTTGTCGGTCGGCATCCCCGAGGGAAGGTCGAACACCACCTCGTACGCGTCGCCGTCCCGGGTCAGCGCCACGGGGGACAGGAGCTTCAGGATCTGATCGTCCTTCAGGACCCCCGCGTCCCGGTACGCCGCGTTCAGCGTCTCGTCGGTGAGCTTCCCGCCGTCCCCGAGGGCCACGGAGTCGGACGTCCACGTCTCGCCCGCGTCGGTGCGCCGACCGATCAGAGCCAGGACGAACGACGTGGCGGCGCAGGCCACCAGGGACCCGTTCGTGACGTCCCCGAGGGCGAGCACCGAACCGACCTCGGCGGCGACCAGCGGGGCGGCCACCGCCGACGCCCGCCACGCCCGCCGAGCCCGCGTCGCCTTGCGCACCTTGGCCAGGGCGGTCATGGCGGCGGCCGAGTCCTTCGACGCGTCGTCCATGACCTTGGCCAGCTTGTTCTTCTTGTCACCCGGGATCAGCTTGTGGGCGTGAGCCCGGCGGGCGGCCCGATACGCCTCCTGCGCCCGACGCGCCTCGTGCTTGGACCGGTCGATGTCAGCGCCCTCCACGCCCTTGACCCACCGGGTCGTCCGGGCGAGCCCCCGCCAGACCTGCGCCGCGTGCCCGTGCTCACCGCCCTGGCGGCGCACCCAGCGCCGGAACCCGTGAACGGAGTTGACTCGGGCGACGCGGCCCCGGCCCTTCCACCCGGCGCCGTTCTTCACCCATGCGGGCGTCAGCGGGGTGGTGCCCGCCGGGTCGGCGGATACCTCGGGGAGCGGGTTGGCGGCCACGGTGGCGGCGGCGGTCGGGCGGAACCCGTCGCCGCCCCACACGGACGCGTTGGCGACCAGGGCGTCCCACTCGGGGTCGGGGGCGCCCGCGGGGGTGGTCTCGTGCGTGCTCATCGTTCGTTCCCTCCATGGGAAGGGCCCGGCGGGGGTGGCCGCCGGGCCCGAGTTGGTCGTGTACGTTCGTGGCGCCCCGCCCCCTCACTAGTCCTGAGGGGGCGGGGCGCTCTGCCTGGTGCGGGTCAGTGGCTCTCGCGCTCGTCCTTCACCGCGTCGCGGATCCGCTTTGCGTACTGGTTCGAGCGACCGAGGAGCTTGGCGACCGCCGGGGTAGAGAACCGGGCCGGAGCCGCGTCGTAGAGCTTCCGCGCCGCGTCCAGGTCGGCCCCCGCGAGAGGCTCCACGTCGTCCTTCCGGGCCGTCCTCCCGGGCCGCGACAGCCCAATCCCCCCAAGGGGCCCACGCTTCTTCGCGGGGCCGCCAGAGGGGCGCTGAGAGCCATCGCTCTCGCCCTCCGGGAAGAGGTCCGAGAGGAGCGCGTCCACGGCCAGCGCCTCCGGCGAGAACCCGTCGCCGTCCTCGCCCGCGTCGCGGAACCGACGGCCCGAGTCGACCGACCGGGCGCGCAGTGCCGGCGTCATGCCGAGTACGTCCGTGCCGTGCTCGATCCGCCACGCCCGGCGCCACGCCTCCGACTCGGTCAGCGCCCCGTCGTAGTCGGCGAGCACGAGAGAGCGGGCGATGCTGGCGACCGCCTTATGGGCGCTCTCCCGGTCCCTCGTCCGGCGCTTCGCGGCCCCGTCGCGCTTCCGGTCCTCACGGGTCCGGGTGCTCGGGTGCGTCCGCCGGTCCCAGAGGATCGCGGCGAGCGGGGCGAGCACCCCGAACGCGACACCGAGGACGCCACCCCAGTGCAGGAAGTTCAACACCCCCGCGAACGCGGCCAGCGTGAACGCGCCTGCGCGCAGGGCCCCGGTCGGCCGGTGGTCCCTCTCCGCCCTCGCGGCCAGCGCCGTGAACGCCCACGTGGCCGCCTCGATCGCGAACGCCCCAAGGGTCGCCTCCAGGGTGTTCGCGCCGTGGTCCCGGAAGTAGCCGAGCTGCGAGCTGTACGACGCGACCAGCGCGGCGCCCATGACCGAGAAGACGAACAGCGTGGCCGCCTCGGACGCGGCCTTCGCGACCAGCGCCGAGCGGCGGGCACGGGCCGCCGCCCTCTTCGCGGCGCGCTCCTTCGCATCGGCCGCGTCCTGCGACCGGCGCCGCTTGTCCTCGGCCTCGGCGTCCTTCCGGCGCTCCTCGGCCCGGAGCCGCTCGGTCTCGATCTTCGCCTTCAGCTTCAGTTCAGCGTCGGCGGCCCGGTCGGCCCGCCGTTCTGCGCGATAGTCGCTCATGTCGTCCGTCCTCTCAGGACTCGTTCACGGGGATGCCGGCATGCCGTAGCTCGGTCATCCGGTTCGCCTTCCAGCGGGAGCCGGAAGGGGTACTGGCCAGGAACACCAGCCGGTTCGCCTGCGGGTGACTGACCCGCCAGTGACCGCCGGGGGTCCGCTCGATGTGCGCCCCGGCCCGGCGCAGTTCGCGCAGGAGCCGGGAGACCTCGCCCGCCATCACGCGGTACGCGGGGCCGGGCGCTTGGGCTTGGTCCGCTTCGGCGCCGGGGCGGTGGTGGTGGGCACGGCCGCCGGCGGGAACTTCCGGTTCAGCGTCCAGCCGAGGACCAGGACCAGGACCAGGAGGGCCGGTCCGGGGATCGTCCCCAGAATCGTGGCGCCGCCCTGGACGATCAGGGCGGCCGGGGCGGCGGCGGCCGGGGCGATGCCGGTCAGCAGCAGCCATGCGACGAGCACGATCAGGAGCGCGACGGCGGGGCGGATACGGAGTTTGGGCGCCTTCATGGCGGGGTCCTCTCGGGTGGGCGTGAGAGGGGCGCAGCCGTGCGCTGCGCCCGAGGGTGGTGCGGGTGGCGCTGGTCAGACGGAGGCGAGAGCCAGGGTGGCGAGTCCGAGCGCGAGCACGTGGGCGGTCTGGTCGACGTGGGCGGCCCCGCCGTGCTCGGCCCATGACGTCTGCCGCATGCGGGTCATCCACCAGCGGACGGGCCACCGGCGGTCGATGAAGGCATGCGTCCCGCCGATCCACGTCAGAGCGGCGAGCGCGACCGGCAGGGAGATGGTGGCGCCAAGCACAGTGACGGCGACCGCGAGGGCGATGCCGCAGGAGGCCACGTGGGTCGCGGCGTGAGCGAGGTTCGCCCGCCACCCCTCGGCCCCGGCGTCCGCCTTGTGCGCCGCCTGGTGGTCGGTCTGGAACGGGTAGTCGGCCGCGAGATGGCCGAGGTAGAGCAACACGAACACGGTCGCGAACACGACGGTCCCCTCAGAGATCGAAAAGCGCACCCGCCTCGGCGGGCACCGAGGCGGCGCCGAGCTTGCGCGCGGTGCGGGTGACCGCGTCGAAACAGGCGACGCAGAGCGCGCGCCCGTCGGCGGTCACGTACAGGCGACCCGAGCCCTGGCACGGCTCGGAGTTGCGGGCCCCGGAGTGCCGGGCACCGCAGCGGCCGGGGCAGGCGCAGTGCCCGCCCGCGGCCGCCACGGCCCGCTCCCACTGCGCCGTCACGACGAGCGGGCGACGCATGGTGCTCACGCCGGAACCGCCATCAAGGCGGCGCGCGCCCGGCGGAAGTCGTCACGGCGCGGCCGGTAGGTGCTCGCGGCCACGGCCACCTCGGCGGGGGTGTAGCGGGTGCAGGCCCTCGCCGGGCGGCGGCCCGCGTGGCTCGTGCCCGCCCGGCCCTCGCACCCGGCCTTCACCGCGTTGCGGCGCAGGCTCGCCGCCATGGACCGGGCGTCCGAGGGGCGCAGCCCGGCGGCGATGCAGTGGCCGGCCGCAGTGGCCACGCCCCGGCGCCGCAGCTTGGCGGCGGCCCGGTTGGTGCGCCGCCGGTCGGCGAGCACGCGGTGTGCAGTGCGTTTCATGGGTGCTCCTCACAGGTAGCGGAGGGGCGTCTGCCGTTCGGCGGCCCCAGCGCCCCTCGGTGGCTTCGTGCCGTACCGCCGTGATCGCGGTCCGAGGGGCTCCATCACCGGTGCTCCGCAGTCGCCCGCGAAGCCTTGGACTGGTGATCCGTCCCGGCCGCCCTGCCCAGGTAGCGCTTGCGCGCTGGCGGCTCGACACCCTCGCCCCGATCTGTCCCGGGACCCTTCCGCCCACGGCGATGCCCGGGGCTTTTGGGCCCCGTGCCGTTGGCGACGAGAACGAAGCTAGACCGGTTGACAACCGGATGTCAACCGGTTGACGACCGGTTGGTCCGCGCGTAACGTCAGGGCGACCAGCGAGCACAGGAGGCAGGGATGAGCGGATACGCGGAAATCGCAGCTCACTACAGGGATGCGATCGTCAACGGCGACTTGAGCCCGGGTGACTCGATGCCCTCGTATGCGGCCGTCGCGGAGGAGCACGACGCCAACCGGACCACCGTGATCCGGGCGTTCGACGTCCTCCGGTCCGAGGGTCTGATCGTCACCAAGCCGAGCAAGGGCAGCGTCGTGGCGACCCCGCCCGTGGCCGTGACGGGCGCCGGCCGGGTCGACCGGATCCGCCGCAACGGTCAGCAGTACGCGCGGGGCGAGGTGTCGAGCGGGCACCGGACCGTGCGTCGATCCATCGACGACCCCGAGGTCTGCCAGGCGTTGGACCTGGAGCCCGGCGACGAGTGCGTCATCCGGATCCGAGTGTTCGAGCGGGACGGCAAGCCGACCAGTGTCGGCCTTTCGGTCTACCCGCCGCGAACCACGGCCGTGGTGCCCGAGCTGTCCGAGGAGGCCCAGATGAACGGGTTCTTCGGCGGCCTGTACACCGAGCGGACCGGCCGGGAGGTCGTGGCCGGTCAGCGGACCGTCGGGGCCAGGCAGGCTTCACAGAACGAGCTGAACGACCTCGCGATCGACGCGCCCCCGCACGCGGCCGTGGCGGTGCTGGTGGAGCGGGTGACCTACCACGACGAGGGCGGCCCGCTCGCGTACTGGGAGGACGTCCATGCGCCCGGTTCCCGGATCGCGATCACCCCCGCCAAGTAGTCGCCCGTGCCCGCCCGTCCGCGAGCATGCCGACGCAGAAAGCCCCGGACCGCATATGGCGGTACCGGGGCTGTGGCAGTGAGAGACCCCGTCGCGGTGGTGTGCGACGGGGTCCGTGTCAGAACCTGGTGAGAGGAAATGACGTGATCGACCCTACTCCGGGCGGGACGGTCGTCTACGTGCTCGGACTGAAGGGCATGGACCCCGTGAAGATCGGCGTGTCCCGGAACCTCCCCGAGCGAATCAGGTCCCTACAGACGGGGGCCCCAGCTCAGCTTGAGATTCTGTGGACCACCCCCGGGGGTCAGTCGCTTGAGACGCGGCTCCACTCCGCGTTCCAGCGATACCGAACGCACGGGGAATGGTTCAACCTGGCGCAGCTCGGTGACCCCGTGACGATCGTTCGAGAGGCTGTACGCGCCATCCACGGGGGAGAGCCTGCGTCGATTCCCGTAGGGGCTCAACGGTGTCTGCCTTCGGCGGCGAGCGGCTCGGACGACTGGGACCCCGACTGGTGGAGGCACCGCTTCCCCGGCTCTCGGACGTATTCCCTGGACTCGCCGTGGGGTGACGACTGACCGTCCGCGAGCACGACAAAGAGCCCCGCCCGGATCGCCGGGCAGGGGCTCTGTCGTGTCTGCGCAGGCCGGGGCGGTGCTACCAGCCTCGCGCCCACCACTCGCCGAGGTGGGGGCGCTCGTCGCCGAGTGTGGTGTCCTTGCCGTGTCCCGGGTATACCCACGACTCGTCCGGCAGGGTGGCGAAGAGCTTGGTCTCCAGGCCCTCCATCAGGGAACGGAAGTCGTCTGGCTGTGTTGTCCGTCCAGGACCGCCGGGGAAGAGGCAGTCGCCGGTGAAGACGTGCGGATGGCCGTGCGGGTCGTCGTAGACGAGCGCGATCGAGCCCGGCGTGTGCCCGACCAGGTGGCGGGCGGTGAGCTCGACGCGTCCCACCCGCACGGTGTCCCCGTCGTCGACCGGTACGTCGGTCGGGACGGGGATGCCCTCGGCGTCGTCCCGGCCCGCGTAGGTGCGCGCCCCGGTCGCGGCGACGACCTCGGCGAGCGCGCCCCAGTGGTCGCCGTGCCGGTGGGTGGTGACGACCGCGGTGACCGAGTCGTCGCCGATCAGGCCGAGCAGGGTCGCGGGCTCGGCCGCGGCGTCGATCAGGATCTGCTCGCCGGTCGCCCGGCAGCGCAGCAGATAGGCGTTGTTGTCCATCGGGCCGACCGCGACCTTGGAGATCATCAGGTCCGTGAGCTCGTGCACGTCCGCCGGGCCGCCGACCTTCACCACACCGCTGTATGTCATACCGCTCAGCCTAGCCAAGCACCCCGTCCCCCAGGCCCTCAGAGGGGCGGCAGGGCGGGCAGGGGGCCGCCCGTCGTGCGCAGGGCCGTGCCGTCGCGGCGGCCCGCGAGCCAGCCGACGACGTCCGCGGGCGTGCCCGTCACCGTGACCGGCGCACCCGTGTCACCGCCGGTGGTCCACTCGCCCGCGTCGGTCACGATCCGC
This window contains:
- a CDS encoding DNA cytosine methyltransferase — protein: MPDLFAGPGGIDCAARELGVNLTGFEWDAGAVATRRAAGLPTVHGDVRDYGPEDAPGEDVLAGGPPCQTFSVTGNGAGRRVLTTVLAAVRDASVRGRVAAAGELDERTSLVLEPLRWALEAHGDGAPYRAILLEQVPTVLPVWEAYAEVLTGLGYSTAYGVLNTEEFGVPQTRRRAVLLARLDGSVTLPSPTHDRHRTHPVLGRLATRTMGDVMPRRGEFEVVSNYGTGGDPRNRGRRHSSEPAFTVTGKIFRNRVVGLDGVEQSRFTPGEAGTLQSFPGDWPWSGKDIGQQIGNACPPALAGPLLGALV
- a CDS encoding FtsK/SpoIIIE domain-containing protein, whose product is MSTHETTPAGAPDPEWDALVANASVWGGDGFRPTAAATVAANPLPEVSADPAGTTPLTPAWVKNGAGWKGRGRVARVNSVHGFRRWVRRQGGEHGHAAQVWRGLARTTRWVKGVEGADIDRSKHEARRAQEAYRAARRAHAHKLIPGDKKNKLAKVMDDASKDSAAAMTALAKVRKATRARRAWRASAVAAPLVAAEVGSVLALGDVTNGSLVACAATSFVLALIGRRTDAGETWTSDSVALGDGGKLTDETLNAAYRDAGVLKDDQILKLLSPVALTRDGDAYEVVFDLPSGMPTDKALSAVKGLASAMGVSITQVHQGRGEREGRIHLRVNLRIPFTGKPSPGPLLTAGRMDLFKPVPMGVSMRGKPIETDWVERSGLFGGEPGAGKSAAVNNVLLAAALDPYTRLYLADGKAGFDLVPFESIAEMIDTAGDPEALLSILTHVWEMEVPARRAALREHGARKVSAELAVKDRRLALAILFVDEWASYVAGAPAKLREELNRLFQLIVSQGRALGIASLAATQKPSSDSVPTSVRDLLSVRWAMRCMTPEASDTILGKGYASAGQNAQTILKSQRGVGILMSGESAEPELVRGYFYKDDEVEQIIGRATELRAEAGTMPGMAPLGATAAPAAPRLLDHLIAAVTATGRGVATKGEVLAYLAGVDPQYAPEDGESEAQFRSRAGKLLAEWLDAEGLEVPTPKVDGPDGKRSLGYRLDDLSEVR
- a CDS encoding DUF3307 domain-containing protein, which encodes MFATVFVLLYLGHLAADYPFQTDHQAAHKADAGAEGWRANLAHAATHVASCGIALAVAVTVLGATISLPVALAALTWIGGTHAFIDRRWPVRWWMTRMRQTSWAEHGGAAHVDQTAHVLALGLATLALASV
- a CDS encoding GntR family transcriptional regulator; the encoded protein is MSGYAEIAAHYRDAIVNGDLSPGDSMPSYAAVAEEHDANRTTVIRAFDVLRSEGLIVTKPSKGSVVATPPVAVTGAGRVDRIRRNGQQYARGEVSSGHRTVRRSIDDPEVCQALDLEPGDECVIRIRVFERDGKPTSVGLSVYPPRTTAVVPELSEEAQMNGFFGGLYTERTGREVVAGQRTVGARQASQNELNDLAIDAPPHAAVAVLVERVTYHDEGGPLAYWEDVHAPGSRIAITPAK
- a CDS encoding GIY-YIG nuclease family protein, yielding MIDPTPGGTVVYVLGLKGMDPVKIGVSRNLPERIRSLQTGAPAQLEILWTTPGGQSLETRLHSAFQRYRTHGEWFNLAQLGDPVTIVREAVRAIHGGEPASIPVGAQRCLPSAASGSDDWDPDWWRHRFPGSRTYSLDSPWGDD
- a CDS encoding MBL fold metallo-hydrolase, translating into MTYSGVVKVGGPADVHELTDLMISKVAVGPMDNNAYLLRCRATGEQILIDAAAEPATLLGLIGDDSVTAVVTTHRHGDHWGALAEVVAATGARTYAGRDDAEGIPVPTDVPVDDGDTVRVGRVELTARHLVGHTPGSIALVYDDPHGHPHVFTGDCLFPGGPGRTTQPDDFRSLMEGLETKLFATLPDESWVYPGHGKDTTLGDERPHLGEWWARGW